In Halobaculum rubrum, the following are encoded in one genomic region:
- a CDS encoding PLP-dependent cysteine synthase family protein, which produces MDDSVVDTIGSPLVEVDSPPGATVAAKLESRNPGGSAKDRPAMRMIERAEDDGTLEPDDTLVEPTSGNTGIGIAMVGAAKGYDVTVVMPASKSEERRQIMAAYGADLELVDGDIDAAKARADELEAEGMVQLRQFENGANPAAHYETTGVEILDQLDGREPDALVAGVGTGGTISGIGRRLREAFPGMDVVAVEPEDSAVLSGEEPESDSFQGMGPGFVSPNLDTDLLDGVLTVGLDEAEAECRRLAREEGILVGQSSGGSNVRARDVAEAFAAGEDPGYRDVAVDGWEPRSDDRVGVAGDDPLVLTVFWDSGERYMSTGLYD; this is translated from the coding sequence ATGGACGATTCGGTAGTCGACACCATCGGCTCGCCGCTGGTCGAGGTCGATTCGCCGCCCGGCGCGACCGTGGCGGCGAAGCTGGAGTCGCGAAACCCGGGCGGATCCGCGAAGGACCGCCCGGCGATGCGGATGATCGAGCGCGCCGAGGACGACGGAACGCTGGAGCCGGACGACACGCTCGTGGAGCCGACCTCCGGCAATACCGGCATCGGTATCGCGATGGTCGGGGCCGCGAAGGGGTACGACGTGACCGTCGTGATGCCGGCCTCGAAAAGTGAGGAACGACGGCAGATCATGGCCGCCTACGGCGCCGACCTGGAGCTCGTCGACGGCGACATCGACGCCGCGAAGGCGCGCGCCGACGAGCTGGAGGCCGAGGGGATGGTCCAGCTCCGGCAGTTCGAGAACGGCGCGAACCCGGCGGCGCACTACGAGACCACCGGCGTCGAGATCCTCGACCAGCTCGACGGGCGCGAGCCGGACGCGCTGGTCGCCGGCGTCGGCACCGGCGGAACGATCTCCGGTATCGGACGCCGCCTGCGCGAGGCATTCCCCGGGATGGACGTGGTCGCCGTCGAACCCGAGGACTCGGCGGTGCTGTCGGGCGAAGAGCCGGAGTCGGACTCGTTCCAGGGGATGGGTCCGGGGTTCGTCAGTCCCAACCTCGACACGGATCTGCTCGACGGCGTCCTCACCGTCGGACTCGACGAAGCGGAGGCCGAGTGTCGGCGCCTCGCCCGCGAGGAGGGGATCCTCGTCGGGCAGTCCTCGGGCGGTTCGAACGTCCGCGCTCGCGACGTTGCCGAGGCGTTCGCCGCCGGCGAGGACCCCGGCTACCGCGACGTGGCGGTCGACGGCTGGGAGCCGCGCTCGGACGACCGCGTCGGCGTCGCCGGCGACGACCCGCTGGTGCTCACCGTGTTCTGGGACTCCGGCGAGCGCTACATGTCCACCGGGCTGTACGACTGA
- a CDS encoding TlpA family protein disulfide reductase, translating to MSTTLSTMEFDTATDIDPDVAAALGAEGLTYKVWGGDWCPDCTRQLPGFAAALDAAGVPADRIEQFPVENVDGEKRGPGMDEHGVEYIPTVIVFDGSGVEVARFVESADTDIATSLARELADG from the coding sequence ATGAGCACAACGCTTTCGACGATGGAGTTCGACACAGCCACCGACATCGACCCGGACGTGGCCGCGGCGCTCGGCGCCGAGGGACTGACGTACAAGGTGTGGGGCGGCGACTGGTGTCCCGACTGCACGCGGCAGCTCCCGGGGTTCGCGGCCGCGCTCGACGCCGCGGGCGTCCCCGCCGACCGGATCGAGCAGTTCCCGGTCGAGAACGTCGACGGCGAGAAGCGGGGACCGGGGATGGACGAGCACGGCGTCGAGTACATCCCGACGGTGATCGTGTTCGACGGCAGCGGGGTCGAGGTGGCCAGGTTCGTCGAGTCCGCCGACACTGACATCGCCACCTCCCTCGCGCGCGAACTCGCGGACGGCTGA
- a CDS encoding DUF5804 family protein, protein MTTVCLVGEPETDLRYELLSRETAREALATYDLRSPFENSIALDTVSLGAAVSLCNDLNWYLVRFVDEVLIREPSITRDEWLSRRLATAVRNDAVRREETDRFLKLYGLADGRLVEPMYLARSDDAELPEYDLRDVDETVGVRVTREEFDD, encoded by the coding sequence ATGACCACGGTCTGTCTCGTCGGCGAGCCCGAGACCGACCTGCGCTACGAGTTGCTCTCACGCGAGACGGCCCGCGAGGCGCTCGCGACGTACGACCTCCGGTCCCCGTTCGAGAACTCGATCGCGCTCGACACCGTCAGCCTCGGCGCCGCGGTGTCGCTGTGCAACGACCTCAACTGGTATCTCGTCCGCTTCGTCGACGAGGTGTTGATCCGGGAGCCGTCGATCACTCGCGACGAGTGGCTCTCCCGGAGACTGGCGACGGCCGTCCGCAACGACGCCGTCCGGCGCGAGGAGACCGACCGGTTCCTGAAGCTGTACGGGCTGGCGGACGGCCGGCTCGTCGAGCCGATGTACCTCGCGCGCAGCGACGACGCCGAGCTCCCGGAGTACGACCTCCGCGACGTGGACGAGACTGTCGGCGTCCGGGTCACGCGCGAGGAGTTCGACGACTGA